A genomic window from Candidatus Kouleothrix ribensis includes:
- a CDS encoding cupin domain-containing protein encodes MEQNPPRSSTPGALLRVPAGVDRFGEQRSLGISTIDFKLTSQDSQGVLVLENTFHARGGPARHLHYDQDEWFYILEGDFVFEVGAERCTLRPGDSLLAPRRVPHVWAYVGDARGRILVTFLPAGAMEAFFREVTKANAMPPQDPALWHAHGMELLGPPLSVR; translated from the coding sequence ATGGAACAAAATCCACCGCGTTCATCGACTCCAGGCGCACTGCTGCGCGTGCCGGCCGGTGTGGATCGCTTCGGTGAGCAGCGTAGCCTGGGCATCAGCACGATCGACTTCAAGCTGACCTCGCAGGACAGCCAGGGCGTGCTGGTGCTCGAAAATACTTTCCACGCCAGGGGCGGCCCGGCCCGCCACCTGCACTACGACCAGGACGAGTGGTTCTACATTCTGGAGGGCGACTTCGTCTTCGAGGTCGGCGCAGAGCGCTGTACGCTGCGGCCAGGCGACTCGCTGCTGGCGCCGCGACGGGTGCCGCACGTGTGGGCCTATGTCGGCGACGCGCGCGGACGGATCCTGGTCACGTTTCTGCCGGCCGGTGCGATGGAGGCTTTCTTTCGTGAGGTGACAAAGGCCAACGCTATGCCGCCCCAGGATCCAGCCCTCTGGCACGCGCATGGGATGGAGTTACTTGGGCCTCCACTCTCCGTCCGCTAG
- a CDS encoding transposase, producing the protein MFFRFLASQCAGCPLWGQCRDPEASPKGHRNVYISDYHRYLQAGSAFNQTPTGRALLAGRWQVEPTIAFLVRYQGCRRARRVGQAAAQCQLFQACALRNLLLWLSRVRRGLAPRPPT; encoded by the coding sequence GTGTTCTTCCGCTTTCTGGCCTCCCAATGCGCCGGGTGCCCATTGTGGGGTCAGTGTCGCGACCCCGAGGCGAGTCCGAAGGGGCATCGGAACGTGTACATCTCGGACTACCACCGCTATCTGCAGGCGGGTTCGGCCTTCAACCAGACGCCGACCGGGCGCGCCCTGCTGGCGGGACGCTGGCAGGTGGAGCCGACGATTGCGTTTCTGGTGCGCTATCAGGGCTGCCGACGGGCGCGGCGGGTCGGCCAGGCGGCGGCGCAGTGCCAGTTGTTCCAGGCCTGTGCGCTGCGCAACCTGTTGCTGTGGCTGAGCCGGGTGCGGCGGGGGCTGGCCCCCCGACCGCCGACGTGA
- a CDS encoding CPBP family intramembrane metalloprotease: protein MNSSHDPGSLAAPIIPNIPPARISLLQRSMLHWVVRLLITWFGFGLLTAGLVAGLQALSIDIDPNVSTGVLAVGSLLTVVLVTLLIERRNPARIGLDLRRFARDWLKGAAVGAAYLGASLGILALLGGYQITGFAFAGQALAGGFVVQGLVGVFEEILFRGILFRFLEEGFGSWIALAITALFFGFSHLSNPHATTWSAIAIALEAGVLFGAVYMATRSLWVAMGLHTAWNFLQGDVFGVAVSGNGVSDSLFTPLIQGNPWLTGGAFGIEASVISVVLGLGVGIYVLVQAVRQNRIMRGLWWRGGINLLSNGS from the coding sequence ATGAATTCATCCCACGACCCTGGTTCGCTCGCCGCACCAATCATTCCAAACATACCACCAGCGCGCATATCACTACTACAACGGAGCATGCTGCATTGGGTAGTTCGATTGCTGATCACCTGGTTTGGCTTTGGATTGCTGACTGCAGGGCTTGTGGCAGGGCTTCAAGCCTTGTCGATCGACATCGACCCAAATGTGAGCACTGGCGTCCTCGCAGTCGGCTCCTTACTCACCGTCGTGCTTGTCACGCTGCTGATTGAGCGGCGCAATCCGGCACGAATCGGTCTGGATCTCCGGCGCTTTGCTCGCGATTGGCTCAAAGGTGCGGCAGTCGGTGCGGCATACCTTGGCGCATCGCTGGGGATTCTCGCGCTGCTGGGCGGTTACCAAATAACCGGCTTTGCATTCGCGGGCCAAGCGTTAGCAGGTGGTTTCGTCGTGCAAGGACTTGTTGGCGTGTTTGAGGAAATCCTCTTTCGTGGCATTCTATTTCGGTTCTTGGAGGAAGGATTTGGGTCGTGGATTGCGCTCGCGATAACCGCACTATTCTTTGGCTTTTCGCACCTCAGTAACCCACATGCCACGACGTGGAGCGCGATTGCGATTGCATTGGAGGCTGGGGTCTTGTTTGGCGCTGTCTATATGGCAACCCGCAGTTTGTGGGTTGCCATGGGGTTGCACACGGCTTGGAATTTCCTTCAAGGCGATGTGTTCGGTGTTGCCGTCTCGGGGAATGGCGTGTCGGATAGCTTGTTTACACCACTGATTCAGGGCAATCCATGGCTGACAGGCGGCGCGTTTGGGATCGAAGCGAGCGTGATTAGTGTTGTGTTGGGTCTGGGCGTGGGGATCTATGTTCTTGTTCAGGCTGTGCGCCAGAACCGCATCATGCGCGGGTTATGGTGGCGCGGCGGAATCAACCTGCTGAGCAACGGTTCGTGA
- a CDS encoding AAA family ATPase, producing MVTARLATKLYIPPQRPNVVLRPRLIAQLNEGLHRKLTLIAAPAGFGKTTLVSTWLAACARPVAWLSLDEGDSDPIRFLAYLVAALQTIAPTIGAGMAAALQSAQPPPQEAILTALLNDIAATPDPFVLVLDDYHLVDARAVDTALAFLLDHLPAQMHLMITTREDPHFPLARLRVRDQLTELRAADLRFTPPEAAAFLSQVMDLHLSAEDVAALERRTEGWIAGLQLAALSMRGRADIGQFVRAFAGDNRYIVDYLVEEVLQRQPERVRNFLLQTSILDRLNGPLCDAVLDERPEMQHDSTTPFALRPASRILEELERGNFFVVPLDDQRQWYRYHHLFAEVLATHLRAEQPEQVATLHRRASAWYAENGVPADAIRHALAAKDFARAADLVELAVPAMSQSRQETTLLSWFKALPEPLVRTRPVLSVYYAGTLLLSGQIEGVESRLQDAERWLGAQSGADTAMPQEALLATTRGHPTVMDEAELRSLRAGIALYRAASALALGNVANTIQFAQQTLDLAPADDHLRRGAAAGLLGLAYWTDGALAAAYQSYTECMVRLQQAGHIADTLGCAIALADIRMTQGRLRDAMSIYAQAMQVATPPDRPTLRGAADMHVGMSVLLYEGNDLAASLQHLLASKALGEHLGLPQNRYRWCVAMARIRKAEGDLDGTLDLLDQAAHLYASDLFPNVHPVVARKARVWLAQGRLDEALGWVREQGLSAQDELTYLHEFEHITLARILLAQQTKSSLAEAIGLIERLLRAAEAGERTGSVIEILVLQALTHHMHGEIPAALAALQRALTLAEPEGYVRMFVDEGALMVALLQEALAYGILPGSVEQLLNAFPKADTETWRHGDTEMDRGSVTQVSRSPGLPASQSLIEPLSDRERDVLRLLRTDLSGPQIAQELIVSLSTIRTHTRNIYAKLGVANRRAAVRRAEELGLL from the coding sequence ATGGTGACCGCACGCTTAGCCACGAAACTCTACATCCCGCCACAGCGGCCAAACGTTGTCCTGCGCCCGCGCCTCATCGCGCAGCTGAACGAGGGACTGCACCGCAAACTGACCCTGATCGCGGCCCCGGCTGGCTTTGGGAAAACCACGCTGGTCAGCACCTGGCTCGCCGCGTGCGCGCGACCAGTCGCCTGGCTGTCGCTCGACGAAGGCGATAGCGACCCCATCCGCTTTCTGGCGTACCTCGTGGCGGCACTGCAGACGATTGCGCCAACCATTGGCGCAGGGATGGCGGCTGCGCTCCAATCCGCGCAGCCCCCACCTCAGGAAGCCATCCTGACCGCGCTGCTCAACGATATCGCCGCTACCCCCGACCCGTTCGTGCTTGTGCTAGACGACTACCACCTGGTTGATGCTAGAGCGGTTGACACGGCCCTCGCCTTTCTGCTCGATCATCTGCCAGCGCAGATGCACCTGATGATTACCACCCGCGAGGATCCCCACTTCCCCTTGGCGCGGTTACGCGTTCGGGATCAGTTGACTGAGCTGCGTGCTGCCGATTTGCGGTTTACCCCACCCGAAGCTGCCGCATTTCTCAGTCAGGTCATGGATCTGCACCTCTCGGCAGAAGACGTTGCAGCCCTGGAGCGCCGCACCGAAGGCTGGATTGCTGGCCTCCAACTGGCGGCGCTCTCAATGCGCGGGCGCGCTGACATTGGCCAGTTCGTCCGCGCCTTCGCTGGCGACAATCGCTATATCGTGGACTATCTCGTCGAAGAGGTGCTCCAGCGTCAGCCCGAACGGGTGCGCAACTTCCTGCTCCAGACGTCTATTCTGGATCGATTGAATGGCCCACTCTGCGATGCGGTGTTGGATGAACGACCAGAGATGCAGCATGACAGCACCACACCCTTCGCCCTTCGTCCTGCATCCCGCATCCTGGAAGAGCTGGAGCGCGGCAACTTTTTTGTCGTTCCGCTCGATGACCAGCGCCAGTGGTATCGGTATCACCATCTCTTTGCCGAGGTGCTTGCTACACATTTGCGGGCCGAACAACCCGAACAGGTCGCCACGCTTCATCGGCGGGCAAGCGCGTGGTATGCAGAGAATGGGGTGCCCGCCGATGCGATCCGCCACGCGCTGGCCGCCAAGGATTTCGCCCGTGCAGCGGATTTGGTTGAACTGGCCGTGCCAGCCATGAGCCAAAGTAGACAGGAGACTACACTGCTGAGCTGGTTCAAGGCGCTCCCCGAGCCACTGGTGCGCACCCGACCCGTGCTCAGCGTTTACTATGCCGGAACATTGCTGCTTAGCGGACAGATCGAGGGTGTTGAGTCTCGGCTGCAGGACGCCGAACGGTGGTTGGGCGCACAATCAGGCGCAGACACGGCTATGCCCCAAGAAGCCTTACTAGCTACGACCAGAGGGCACCCAACCGTCATGGATGAAGCGGAACTTCGAAGCCTACGCGCCGGAATCGCGCTGTACCGTGCCGCAAGTGCCCTGGCATTGGGCAATGTGGCCAACACAATACAATTCGCCCAGCAAACGCTCGACCTCGCACCAGCAGATGATCATCTGCGGCGTGGCGCGGCAGCAGGCTTACTTGGACTCGCCTATTGGACGGATGGGGCTCTCGCAGCAGCATACCAATCCTACACCGAATGCATGGTACGTTTGCAGCAGGCGGGGCATATCGCCGACACGCTTGGTTGTGCCATTGCCTTGGCAGATATACGGATGACGCAAGGCCGCTTGCGCGATGCTATGTCCATCTATGCACAGGCCATGCAAGTGGCAACGCCGCCGGACAGGCCCACACTACGGGGAGCAGCAGACATGCATGTGGGCATGAGTGTACTCCTCTATGAGGGTAACGATCTTGCTGCCTCCCTGCAGCACCTTCTGGCGAGCAAAGCGCTCGGCGAACATCTCGGGCTACCACAAAACCGGTATCGCTGGTGCGTTGCCATGGCGCGTATACGGAAGGCTGAAGGTGATCTGGATGGCACGCTCGATCTACTCGATCAGGCAGCACACCTATATGCGAGCGATCTGTTCCCCAATGTGCATCCCGTTGTGGCGCGGAAGGCACGGGTGTGGCTTGCGCAGGGTCGGTTGGACGAAGCGCTTGGCTGGGTGCGTGAACAGGGCCTTTCCGCACAAGATGAACTAACCTACCTGCACGAGTTTGAGCATATCACGCTGGCGAGAATCCTCCTCGCACAGCAGACAAAGAGCTCGCTTGCTGAGGCAATCGGCCTGATAGAGCGCCTCTTACGCGCGGCAGAGGCAGGTGAGCGCACTGGAAGCGTGATCGAAATCCTGGTGCTGCAGGCGCTCACCCACCACATGCATGGCGAAATCCCGGCTGCACTCGCAGCATTGCAACGTGCCCTGACACTGGCCGAACCGGAGGGTTATGTTCGCATGTTTGTGGACGAAGGCGCACTGATGGTGGCTCTGCTTCAGGAGGCGCTAGCGTACGGAATACTGCCCGGCTCTGTCGAACAGCTCCTGAACGCCTTCCCCAAAGCAGACACGGAGACATGGAGACACGGAGACACGGAGATGGATCGGGGATCAGTTACTCAGGTCTCCCGGTCTCCTGGTCTCCCAGCCTCCCAGTCTCTGATTGAGCCACTGAGCGATCGTGAGCGCGACGTATTGCGGCTGCTCAGAACCGATCTGAGTGGCCCACAGATCGCCCAAGAGTTGATTGTGTCACTGAGCACCATCCGCACGCACACCAGAAACATCTACGCCAAACTCGGCGTAGCCAATCGGCGGGCGGCTGTTCGGCGGGCTGAAGAGCTCGGCCTGCTCTAA
- a CDS encoding alpha/beta hydrolase: protein MIAVVLVHGGWHWGGCWDPVRQILEQEGITVYTPSLEQYRGSTLRRHVEQVVDLIREEQLDRIVLVGHSYAGLVISGVLARLPQRIHHTVFLDAVIPDAGRVPVAALMPPIGVYALQALNRIQPMWPVVIHAAGFGITDPSAAAWLNSHLRPQPGAPMVEPFPYAPVFEPAQCTFVFCREPIRVTDPTRLLGRIWSRLMPRSPLEIYARRAAAAGWQLHELPIGHNAMVIAPKQVAQIIQAVLPPEGAMADRP from the coding sequence ATGATCGCAGTAGTTCTTGTCCACGGCGGCTGGCATTGGGGTGGCTGCTGGGATCCTGTTCGACAGATCCTGGAGCAAGAGGGAATCACGGTCTACACACCCTCCCTTGAGCAGTATCGTGGGAGTACGCTGCGGCGGCATGTAGAGCAAGTGGTCGATCTGATCCGCGAGGAGCAGCTCGACCGGATCGTCCTGGTCGGCCATTCCTATGCGGGCCTGGTCATTTCTGGCGTATTGGCGCGACTGCCCCAGCGTATCCACCATACAGTATTTCTCGATGCGGTGATTCCCGACGCGGGCCGTGTTCCAGTGGCAGCATTGATGCCTCCCATCGGCGTGTATGCCCTCCAGGCGCTGAACCGTATCCAGCCCATGTGGCCGGTGGTCATCCACGCGGCAGGCTTCGGTATTACCGATCCGAGCGCGGCGGCCTGGCTCAACAGCCACTTGCGGCCCCAGCCTGGAGCACCCATGGTGGAGCCGTTTCCGTATGCGCCGGTGTTTGAGCCGGCACAGTGTACCTTCGTGTTCTGCCGAGAGCCGATCCGCGTCACCGATCCGACGCGCCTGCTTGGGCGCATCTGGAGCCGGTTGATGCCACGGTCGCCACTGGAGATCTATGCTCGGCGTGCCGCCGCCGCAGGCTGGCAACTCCATGAATTGCCCATCGGCCACAACGCGATGGTGATCGCCCCCAAGCAGGTTGCCCAGATTATTCAAGCGGTACTGCCGCCGGAAGGTGCTATGGCCGATAGGCCATGA
- a CDS encoding DUF2306 domain-containing protein: MAAIWRRDFTQHGNWMLRGYAIGMGAGTQAVVLMSGEIIAGRPDELSRALLMGVSWVINLALVEWIIRRRRSAPAHQNRSQRNAVLTSEQAG, from the coding sequence ATTGCTGCGATCTGGCGGCGCGATTTTACCCAGCATGGCAACTGGATGCTGCGTGGCTATGCGATTGGCATGGGGGCTGGCACGCAAGCAGTTGTTCTGATGTCTGGGGAAATCATTGCTGGGCGGCCGGATGAGCTGAGCCGGGCGCTCCTGATGGGTGTGAGCTGGGTAATTAATCTGGCATTGGTGGAATGGATCATTCGCAGGCGGCGATCTGCTCCTGCTCATCAGAACCGCAGCCAACGCAATGCTGTTCTAACATCTGAACAGGCTGGCTAG
- a CDS encoding tetratricopeptide repeat protein, protein MEDRLQLVLLGGLQIEQHGTPRTDLAPHKGQALLCYLAVTRRPHSRAALAGLLWSELPEADARTNLRTVISKLHKIVGPYLSVTRATIAFNHTLPYWLDVEIFLDRLRRAQAAPDTRAVLREAVALYHGDFLAGFYIRGAAAFEEWALSERQFMRGLVVDALHRLAEACARQGDYAEAIGVLRRLLALEPWREEAHQQLIRLLALSGQRSAALNQYDVMRRQLEAELGVVPEAESLALVEQIRSGQLPIADRRSQIGEKPDPQPPVSNLHLWNQAPDLGSFYGRTAELLTLQRWLVADSCRVVSIYGMGGIGKTALAARLVEAVHEHFDQVIWRSLLNAPPLDDLLDTCIQALDPQQGVSVPTSLDTRLDLLMRLLRTRRCLLVLDNLESILEAGERAGNYRSGYADYAQLLARAGQSRHASCLLLTSREHPLGLERLEGADAPVRMLQLAGLDAEAGRSILRERGLGEQAVQSVLIERYSGNALALKLVAATIHDLFASNVAAFLRDETPIFDDIRDVLDQQFARLPALERELLVWLAIEREPTTLLVLHANLVQYAPHHALLEALRSLQRRSLLEQQGQGFTLQNVVMEYTTDLLVTQLVRELTTGALNLFARHALIKTQVREYVRQSQIRLILAPLAEQLTAQLGRADLLVKLRALPAALRAHPTLAASYAAGNLLNLLLSLGDDLGGLDLSGLLVWQADLRGARTPDLNLSRAEIRAVTFTENMRAITQVACSPDGRLFAAGAIDGAVLLWDFAERRLIHTYTGHTALVNALAFSPDGALLASGASDETIRLWDLAGATVARVIQAHAGGVIALDISSRGMLASSGYDGAIRIWDVATAQLHHTYQEHAPLTLTVAWSPDGATLVSGGYDSAIRLWDAAMGTSRCILQGHSGIVPKVVYNRDGRLIASGGSDRTVRVWDAHNGLQLHALEGHTNVVTALAFSPDSGMLASGAWDQMVRLWDLSTGRLVAPVAGHTSHVSSLAFSPDGATLISGGYDQTIRLWDGHTQQLLITLRGHTTWVWALAFSPDGAILASAHHDQAVRLWDTSRRTSQATLYGHVNEVTAVAISPDGTTLASAGNDRKVRLWDMSTGQIIRVLAGHSAAVYQARYSPDGHQLATGDLDGAVWLWDLREERHRCLRHGQRHSAAPVAWGRQPGGELLLATPTDECGIQLWDAQAGAPLRVLRGHSAIITAIALGIQSPLLASGSWDRTVRLWDRSMGQVTSILRGHTNYVMTVAISPDEVTVVSGGLDGTVRLWDTATGTERHTLLGHTGGIFAVAFSPDGATLASGSDDETIRLWDVQAGACLAVLRADGPYAGMQITGAVGLSEAQRATLKVLGAVDC, encoded by the coding sequence ATGGAAGACAGATTGCAGTTGGTGCTGCTTGGTGGGCTGCAAATTGAGCAGCATGGCACACCACGCACCGACCTGGCCCCGCACAAAGGGCAGGCGCTCCTGTGCTACCTGGCCGTGACCAGGCGGCCACACTCGCGTGCGGCGCTGGCCGGGCTGCTCTGGTCCGAGCTGCCCGAGGCTGACGCAAGGACCAACCTGCGTACAGTGATCTCTAAGCTCCACAAGATCGTCGGGCCATATCTCTCCGTCACGCGTGCGACCATCGCCTTCAACCATACGCTGCCCTATTGGTTGGATGTGGAGATCTTTCTCGACAGGCTGCGCCGCGCCCAGGCTGCGCCGGACACTCGAGCCGTACTGCGCGAGGCGGTTGCGCTCTACCATGGCGACTTCCTGGCTGGCTTCTACATCCGCGGCGCTGCGGCATTCGAGGAGTGGGCGTTGAGCGAGCGCCAGTTCATGCGCGGCCTCGTTGTAGATGCGCTGCATCGCCTGGCGGAAGCCTGCGCTCGCCAAGGCGACTACGCCGAGGCCATCGGCGTGCTGAGGAGGCTGCTCGCGCTTGAGCCATGGCGTGAGGAAGCGCATCAACAGCTCATCCGGCTCCTCGCGCTGTCTGGACAGCGCAGTGCCGCACTCAATCAGTATGATGTGATGCGCCGCCAGCTCGAGGCCGAGCTGGGCGTCGTGCCCGAGGCCGAGAGCCTGGCCCTGGTCGAGCAGATTCGTTCTGGCCAATTGCCGATCGCAGATCGCAGATCGCAGATTGGAGAAAAGCCTGATCCCCAACCCCCAGTCTCCAACCTGCATCTGTGGAACCAGGCACCCGACCTGGGCAGCTTCTACGGGCGCACGGCCGAGCTGCTCACCCTCCAGCGCTGGTTGGTCGCCGATAGCTGCCGGGTGGTGTCGATCTATGGCATGGGTGGGATTGGTAAGACTGCGCTGGCTGCCAGGCTGGTCGAGGCGGTACATGAGCACTTCGATCAGGTGATCTGGCGCTCACTGCTGAATGCCCCACCGCTCGACGATCTGCTGGACACGTGCATCCAGGCACTCGATCCCCAGCAGGGTGTCAGCGTACCCACCAGTCTGGACACGCGGCTTGACCTTCTGATGCGCCTGCTGCGGACCAGGCGATGTCTTCTCGTACTCGACAACCTCGAGAGCATCCTGGAGGCTGGCGAGCGCGCCGGCAACTACCGCTCAGGTTATGCCGACTATGCCCAGCTCCTGGCGCGCGCCGGGCAGAGCCGACACGCCAGCTGCCTGCTGTTGACCAGCCGCGAGCATCCGCTGGGGTTGGAGCGGCTGGAAGGCGCCGACGCCCCGGTGCGCATGCTCCAGCTTGCCGGGTTGGATGCCGAGGCTGGGCGCTCGATTCTGCGCGAGCGCGGTCTAGGCGAGCAGGCCGTTCAGTCGGTGCTGATCGAGCGATATTCTGGCAATGCGCTGGCGCTCAAGCTGGTGGCCGCGACGATCCACGACCTGTTCGCGAGCAATGTGGCGGCGTTCCTGCGCGACGAGACACCAATCTTCGACGACATTCGTGATGTGCTTGATCAGCAGTTCGCACGCCTGCCCGCTTTGGAGCGCGAACTGCTCGTCTGGCTTGCGATCGAGCGCGAGCCCACGACGCTGCTTGTGCTCCATGCGAACCTCGTCCAGTATGCGCCACACCATGCGCTCCTGGAGGCACTGCGGTCATTGCAGCGGCGCTCGCTGCTGGAGCAGCAGGGCCAGGGGTTTACGCTGCAAAACGTGGTGATGGAGTATACCACCGACCTCCTGGTGACCCAGCTAGTGCGCGAGCTTACGACCGGAGCACTGAATCTATTTGCACGGCATGCGCTGATCAAGACGCAGGTTCGCGAGTACGTGCGCCAGAGCCAGATTCGCCTGATCCTGGCGCCGCTGGCTGAACAGCTGACGGCCCAGCTGGGCCGGGCCGATCTACTGGTGAAGCTCCGCGCACTGCCCGCCGCGCTGCGCGCACACCCAACCCTGGCGGCCAGTTACGCGGCAGGCAACCTGCTGAATCTGCTGCTCTCGCTCGGTGACGATCTGGGCGGGCTGGATCTCAGCGGGTTGCTGGTATGGCAGGCTGACCTGCGCGGCGCTCGTACGCCTGACCTCAACCTCAGCCGCGCCGAAATCCGCGCGGTCACATTCACCGAGAATATGCGCGCGATCACCCAGGTGGCCTGTAGCCCTGACGGACGGCTGTTTGCGGCGGGGGCCATCGACGGGGCGGTACTCCTCTGGGACTTCGCTGAACGGCGGCTCATCCACACCTACACCGGCCACACTGCGCTGGTGAACGCGCTGGCCTTCAGCCCCGACGGCGCACTCCTGGCGAGCGGCGCGTCGGACGAGACGATCCGACTCTGGGACCTGGCCGGTGCGACTGTCGCCCGCGTGATCCAGGCGCACGCCGGCGGCGTGATTGCGCTCGACATCAGCTCACGCGGCATGCTTGCCAGCTCCGGCTACGATGGCGCGATTCGGATATGGGATGTGGCCACGGCCCAGCTCCACCACACCTACCAGGAGCACGCCCCGCTGACATTGACCGTCGCCTGGAGTCCCGATGGCGCGACGCTTGTGAGCGGCGGATACGATAGCGCGATCCGCCTGTGGGATGCGGCCATGGGCACCAGTCGCTGCATACTCCAGGGGCACAGCGGCATCGTGCCAAAGGTCGTCTACAACCGCGACGGTCGCCTGATCGCCAGCGGCGGCAGCGACCGAACGGTTCGGGTGTGGGATGCACACAACGGCCTGCAGCTCCATGCGCTGGAAGGACATACGAACGTGGTGACGGCGCTGGCCTTCAGCCCTGACAGCGGGATGCTGGCCAGCGGCGCATGGGATCAGATGGTGCGCCTCTGGGATCTGAGCACCGGCCGGCTGGTAGCTCCGGTGGCCGGCCACACCTCGCACGTCAGCTCGCTGGCGTTCAGCCCAGACGGCGCAACGTTGATCAGCGGCGGCTATGACCAGACCATACGGCTGTGGGACGGGCATACCCAGCAGCTGCTCATCACCCTGCGCGGCCATACCACCTGGGTCTGGGCACTGGCCTTCAGCCCAGACGGAGCGATCCTCGCAAGCGCTCACCACGACCAGGCCGTCCGCCTGTGGGACACCTCGCGCCGGACGAGCCAGGCCACGCTATACGGCCACGTCAACGAGGTCACGGCGGTCGCCATCAGCCCTGATGGCACCACATTGGCCAGCGCCGGGAACGATCGGAAGGTGCGCCTGTGGGACATGAGCACCGGCCAGATCATCCGCGTACTGGCAGGCCACAGCGCGGCAGTGTACCAGGCACGCTACAGCCCAGACGGGCACCAGCTCGCTACCGGTGATCTCGACGGAGCTGTATGGCTATGGGATCTGCGCGAAGAGCGGCATCGCTGCTTGCGCCACGGCCAGCGGCACTCGGCCGCACCGGTGGCCTGGGGCCGACAGCCAGGCGGAGAGCTGCTGCTCGCGACCCCGACCGACGAGTGCGGCATTCAGCTCTGGGATGCACAGGCCGGAGCGCCGCTGCGCGTGCTCCGTGGCCACAGCGCGATCATCACCGCGATCGCATTGGGCATACAGAGCCCGCTGCTGGCAAGCGGGAGCTGGGATCGGACGGTTCGTCTGTGGGATCGGTCCATGGGGCAGGTCACCAGCATCCTGCGTGGCCACACCAACTATGTGATGACCGTTGCGATCAGTCCCGACGAGGTGACGGTGGTGAGCGGCGGCCTGGATGGGACGGTGCGCCTGTGGGACACGGCCACCGGCACGGAGCGTCACACCCTGCTCGGTCACACTGGCGGCATCTTTGCCGTAGCCTTCAGCCCAGACGGTGCCACGCTCGCCAGCGGCAGCGATGACGAGACGATCCGGCTGTGGGATGTTCAGGCGGGAGCGTGCCTGGCAGTCCTACGCGCGGACGGTCCCTACGCAGGGATGCAGATCACCGGTGCAGTCGGGCTGAGCGAGGCGCAACGGGCCACGCTCAAGGTGCTCGGGGCCGTCGATTGCTGA
- a CDS encoding STAS domain-containing protein: MKSFLALMRADPHLDIETQQRRLFQLILIAMLAGGAVIAPLFLVGVGWPLGGVLVAAQLIAAGFAAVALFQLRKARLQPAIFLTALGFVFALAVVLFAFGLRASTALLPIAFFPLAWVALLGSPRSAWATLGIAILAVSGAALEGNGLPWVGFLAAPELPTFLTVIIFTVAGIILGWFLMQSGQTLRTALDRSHQREAELAVLRDSLETTVALRTESLQQALTAVQAREAQLAQTLAELHTSQETIRKLSAPVIPALPGTLVLPLVGTLDSARAATMAEQVLSAVEQRRARIVIIDMTGLSMVDTHVVQALLSTAAAVQLLGARVIAVGIRPEVAQTMVALQITMGSITTYTDLQEAVLTTLCESGWRHVDQEQPGVR, encoded by the coding sequence ATGAAATCGTTCCTCGCACTCATGCGTGCAGATCCACACCTAGACATCGAAACGCAGCAACGTCGCCTGTTTCAGTTGATCCTGATCGCGATGCTCGCAGGCGGCGCCGTAATCGCGCCGCTCTTCCTTGTTGGCGTAGGCTGGCCGCTTGGCGGAGTGCTTGTTGCTGCACAGTTGATTGCGGCCGGCTTCGCCGCGGTCGCGCTGTTCCAACTTCGAAAAGCCAGACTCCAACCTGCGATCTTCCTGACCGCGCTCGGGTTCGTGTTCGCACTTGCTGTGGTCTTGTTCGCTTTTGGCTTGCGCGCAAGCACCGCCCTGCTGCCGATCGCGTTTTTCCCGTTGGCGTGGGTTGCCTTGCTTGGCAGCCCGCGGAGTGCCTGGGCGACGCTCGGCATCGCGATTCTGGCGGTCAGTGGAGCAGCCTTGGAAGGAAACGGGCTTCCCTGGGTCGGCTTTCTCGCGGCGCCTGAGCTGCCAACCTTCCTGACCGTCATCATCTTTACGGTAGCGGGAATCATTCTTGGCTGGTTCCTAATGCAGTCGGGCCAGACCCTCCGCACAGCGCTTGACCGGTCGCACCAGCGTGAGGCTGAACTTGCCGTGCTGCGCGACTCGCTGGAAACAACCGTTGCGCTGCGCACAGAATCGCTGCAGCAAGCACTCACTGCGGTACAGGCGCGCGAAGCGCAGCTGGCACAGACGCTTGCGGAGCTGCACACGAGCCAGGAGACGATCCGCAAACTGAGTGCCCCGGTGATCCCAGCCCTCCCCGGCACGCTGGTACTCCCGCTTGTGGGCACACTAGACAGCGCTCGGGCGGCAACAATGGCCGAGCAGGTGCTCAGCGCCGTCGAGCAGCGCCGAGCGCGTATCGTTATCATAGATATGACGGGTTTATCGATGGTTGACACCCACGTGGTGCAGGCGCTGCTCAGCACGGCTGCCGCCGTGCAGCTGCTGGGCGCGCGTGTCATCGCCGTCGGTATTCGTCCTGAGGTGGCGCAGACCATGGTTGCCCTGCAGATCACCATGGGCAGTATCACCACCTATACCGACCTCCAGGAAGCAGTGCTGACGACTCTTTGCGAGTCAGGATGGCGGCACGTAGACCAGGAACAACCAGGAGTTCGTTAA